The sequence CTGAAATCGAGGCTGCACCGCGTCTGCTGACAATCAGGCCGTCCGTTCAGCCAAGGGCAGGCTGGGCAGAGGCGGCAGCCGCCTACGACGTGGGGGGTCTTCTGGATGAAACGACTGCCACCCGGTTTGATCACGAAGGGTGGGCATAGTGAGAGAGGGAACTGTCTCAAGAGGGAACATCTTTCTCGTTGCCCTTAATCCCACGCGTGGTTCTGAGATCAGGAAGCCAAGGCCATGCGGTATTGTCGCCTCCGAAGAGTTGAATGCCCATCTCCGCACATTCATTGTTGCACCACTAGTTGCACCACTAACTGTGGCGGTGTTGCTGTGCGGGGTGGTGTGCGGCGGGCAGAAGGCTCGAACCCATGACGCTCACCCACCCCTCAGCCGCACCGACAGATGCATCTGCGGGCTGCCGGGACTGATCGGCACCTCCTTCACCGTGAGGTAAGGCTGGGCCTTCACCAGTTCGCTCAGTTTGCGGAAGCCGTAGCTGCGCGCGTCGAACGACGGAT is a genomic window of Cyanobium sp. NS01 containing:
- a CDS encoding type II toxin-antitoxin system PemK/MazF family toxin, producing the protein MREGTVSRGNIFLVALNPTRGSEIRKPRPCGIVASEELNAHLRTFIVAPLVAPLTVAVLLCGVVCGGQKARTHDAHPPLSRTDRCICGLPGLIGTSFTVR